One genomic segment of Dehalogenimonas alkenigignens includes these proteins:
- a CDS encoding PAS domain S-box protein: MVKPDSAQLLSITYRFLEIANRHTAVSPMLDEFVGELKYVTGCAAVGIRLLDDRGNIPYACYDGFSQGFMDQENLLSIRHDRCMCVNVISGVSTQQKPFYSPKGSFWLNDTRQFLDTVSESEKGATRNVCANHGYRSVALVPIRASDRVLGLIHVADPKPDMVPIELVLQLEHTALALGNSIARVTLSQAQRDSEVKFRTLFDNAGDAIILWEKNDAEFQIIEVNQSTCDRYGYTRAEMIGMSGRQLNTAESYAGAAASIKTLNEHGHARFQLVHLTKSGKEIPVEVTAHVFTLDSKPVILSVVRDITDRLKKEAELRQLASFPLSNPNPVLRLTPQGKIVFANPAADLLLKSWKLGIGDVIPSLWLEKTVAAFNTGEKTAAEIKSGDAFFALTTYPDTTGGYVNLYAMDITARKEAEQALQTSRDHLEKLNNSLPDVIFVTRRPSRLIEYVNNRVTQIYGYSPEECLGRTPEFLFATRGAYLAQSRRISDVIRHSNSGDSIRTELMQKRKNGEVFPCELIQTFTSHPDGSISIISIARDITSQQQTQKEIESYHQRLEEMVAARTEALNSEITNRKRAENELRSLYEREQTLSAALRQQIEERSLFTRALVHELKTPLTPLLTASDFLEATLTDETARGFARNIKLGARNLEKRINEMLDLARGEVGALRLTYRDFDLVELLTETVTYVQPETTRRGQILELNLPPAPLAIQADPDRLRQVVLNLINNSLKFTKKGGHIRVTARSEPGAAVISVEDTGAGIATSDLPFIFQPYHRGQNSDKKRLGGLGLGLALAKMIVELHGGQIWLKSAVGKGSTFNFRVPFKKV, translated from the coding sequence GTGGTAAAACCGGACTCCGCGCAACTTCTTTCGATCACTTATCGGTTCCTGGAGATTGCCAACCGGCATACCGCCGTATCGCCGATGCTGGATGAGTTCGTCGGAGAGTTGAAATATGTGACCGGGTGCGCCGCCGTAGGCATCAGGCTTCTCGACGACAGAGGCAACATTCCTTATGCATGCTATGACGGTTTCAGCCAAGGTTTTATGGATCAGGAGAACCTGCTATCGATTCGCCATGACCGGTGTATGTGCGTTAACGTCATTTCCGGCGTGTCGACTCAACAGAAACCGTTTTATTCGCCGAAAGGCTCGTTCTGGTTGAATGACACCCGTCAATTTCTGGATACCGTCTCAGAAAGCGAAAAAGGCGCTACCCGAAACGTCTGCGCAAATCACGGCTACCGGTCGGTGGCTCTTGTCCCCATCCGCGCGAGCGATCGTGTTCTAGGTTTGATCCATGTTGCCGACCCTAAACCGGACATGGTGCCCATCGAGCTGGTTCTACAGTTGGAACACACGGCGCTTGCCCTGGGAAATTCCATTGCCAGAGTGACATTGTCCCAGGCCCAACGTGACAGTGAAGTCAAGTTTCGTACCCTGTTCGACAACGCCGGCGATGCGATCATCCTATGGGAGAAAAATGACGCCGAATTCCAGATTATTGAAGTCAATCAATCCACCTGTGACCGGTATGGTTATACCCGGGCTGAAATGATTGGGATGTCCGGACGGCAGCTCAATACTGCCGAGAGCTATGCCGGAGCGGCGGCGTCAATTAAGACCTTGAACGAACACGGCCATGCAAGGTTCCAACTTGTGCATCTGACGAAATCAGGCAAAGAGATTCCGGTGGAGGTAACCGCCCATGTATTTACACTGGATTCCAAGCCGGTTATTTTGTCTGTCGTTCGCGATATTACCGACCGGCTAAAAAAAGAAGCAGAATTGCGGCAACTCGCCTCTTTCCCATTGTCAAATCCCAATCCAGTGCTGCGGCTCACGCCGCAGGGTAAAATAGTTTTTGCTAATCCTGCGGCTGATCTGCTTTTAAAATCATGGAAATTGGGCATCGGGGATGTAATCCCATCCCTCTGGCTTGAAAAAACCGTCGCCGCCTTTAACACCGGGGAAAAAACCGCAGCTGAGATTAAAAGCGGCGACGCATTTTTTGCGCTCACAACTTACCCGGATACAACTGGCGGGTACGTGAACCTTTATGCCATGGATATCACTGCACGGAAAGAGGCCGAGCAAGCCCTCCAAACAAGCCGCGACCACCTTGAAAAATTGAACAATTCTCTTCCGGATGTTATTTTCGTCACCCGAAGACCGAGCCGACTAATAGAATATGTCAATAACAGAGTGACTCAAATCTATGGCTATTCCCCGGAAGAATGCCTTGGCCGGACACCAGAGTTCCTTTTTGCCACCAGGGGAGCTTACTTAGCCCAAAGCCGGCGCATCTCAGACGTAATACGGCATAGCAATTCCGGCGATAGTATCCGCACTGAATTGATGCAAAAAAGGAAGAACGGGGAAGTGTTTCCATGCGAACTGATTCAGACATTCACTTCACACCCGGATGGATCTATTTCGATCATTTCCATCGCCCGCGACATTACCTCACAGCAGCAAACCCAAAAAGAAATTGAAAGCTATCACCAGCGGCTCGAAGAAATGGTGGCGGCGCGGACCGAGGCTCTGAATAGCGAGATAACCAACAGGAAACGAGCCGAGAACGAATTAAGGTCGCTTTATGAGCGTGAGCAGACACTATCCGCGGCTCTTCGCCAGCAGATCGAAGAGCGCTCCTTATTTACCCGGGCGCTGGTGCATGAACTCAAAACACCGCTCACGCCATTGTTGACGGCATCTGATTTTCTCGAAGCCACTTTGACGGACGAAACAGCCCGGGGATTCGCCCGCAATATTAAACTTGGGGCGCGCAACCTTGAAAAGAGAATCAACGAAATGTTGGATCTGGCCCGAGGCGAAGTCGGCGCGCTGCGGTTAACCTATCGTGATTTCGACCTGGTGGAACTCCTCACCGAAACAGTCACCTACGTCCAGCCGGAAACAACGCGCCGAGGCCAAATTCTAGAATTAAACTTGCCTCCAGCGCCGCTGGCTATCCAGGCTGATCCCGATCGACTCCGGCAAGTTGTTCTTAACCTCATAAACAATTCGTTGAAATTCACTAAAAAGGGTGGCCACATCAGGGTGACTGCCCGCAGCGAGCCGGGCGCGGCAGTGATTTCGGTTGAGGACACTGGTGCCGGCATCGCAACCTCGGATCTGCCATTTATCTTCCAACCCTACCACCGGGGGCAAAATTCCGATAAAAAGCGACTAGGCGGGTTGGGACTGGGGCTTGCTTTGGCAAAAATGATTGTAGAACTGCACGGCGGGCAAATATGGCTCAAGAGCGCCGTGGGGAAGGGCAGCACTTTTAATTTCAGGGTCCCTTTCAAGAAGGTATAG
- a CDS encoding ABC transporter permease → MDRLRSVLISPWVSRIASFLFTCLIASIIIFLILRLLPGDVADLIAGDVISAPEFKEAVRSELGLDQPLYVQYGNWLLSIISGNFGGSSLISGQPIGELLARQIPVTILLATGVVLLSLVTGLPLGIAAAMKKDRWPDTVIRLMVVPGQSLPGFWLAIICLLMLAAVFKWSPPLVYSFPWQDPWNHFQMIIIPLLLLTWEYGSHIVRVTRSGIAAAMQEDQIRALRAKGLTERQIIIHHALRAAAPSLIATMALQFGVLLGGVMILESIFGLPGVGRGLIGAALQRDLPVIQTYVLLIVAVVLLVNLAADRLHRAADPRLPSGAGL, encoded by the coding sequence GTGGATCGACTCCGGTCCGTTCTCATATCCCCGTGGGTCAGCCGGATAGCTTCCTTTCTTTTTACCTGCCTGATCGCTTCAATCATCATTTTCTTGATTTTGAGGCTTCTCCCTGGAGATGTCGCCGATTTGATTGCGGGTGACGTTATTTCCGCCCCGGAATTTAAAGAAGCGGTCAGGTCAGAACTTGGGCTGGATCAACCACTGTACGTGCAGTATGGGAACTGGTTGCTCAGTATTATCAGTGGAAATTTCGGAGGGAGTTCCCTTATATCCGGCCAGCCGATCGGGGAACTCCTGGCTAGACAAATCCCAGTCACCATCCTGCTGGCAACCGGCGTGGTCTTATTATCACTCGTGACCGGACTCCCCTTAGGCATCGCCGCAGCCATGAAAAAAGACCGGTGGCCGGACACTGTCATCCGCCTTATGGTAGTCCCTGGCCAATCATTGCCTGGATTCTGGTTGGCTATTATTTGCTTGTTAATGCTCGCCGCAGTTTTCAAATGGTCCCCGCCGCTGGTGTATTCTTTCCCCTGGCAAGATCCGTGGAACCATTTTCAAATGATTATTATTCCTCTGCTCCTGCTAACCTGGGAGTACGGATCCCATATTGTGAGGGTCACCCGTTCCGGTATTGCAGCCGCGATGCAGGAGGATCAAATTAGAGCCCTCAGAGCAAAAGGACTCACCGAAAGGCAAATCATTATCCATCACGCTCTCCGGGCGGCCGCGCCCTCGCTGATTGCCACCATGGCGCTCCAATTCGGCGTGCTCCTTGGCGGCGTCATGATCCTGGAGTCCATATTTGGCCTGCCCGGAGTCGGCCGCGGTTTGATAGGAGCCGCTCTGCAGCGAGATCTCCCTGTGATCCAGACATATGTACTGCTGATTGTGGCCGTCGTCTTGCTGGTCAATCTGGCGGCTGACCGCCTGCACCGGGCGGCTGACCCGAGACTACCGTCGGGCGCAGGACTATGA
- a CDS encoding superoxide dismutase, with the protein MAYDTRDYKKLLGMNGFSDNLLNNHFTLYQGYVKNLNRLVETIDALSKAGKSDTPEYAELQRRFGFEWNGMRLHEYYFDNLGGTGLAVSGGKLAQNLAATWGSREAWEKDFRATGAMRGVGWVVLYQDIQNGRLFNTWINLHESGHLTGCQPVLVMDVWEHAFMIDYGLKRAEYIEAFFRNIDWSVCELRIK; encoded by the coding sequence ATGGCATACGACACTCGGGATTATAAAAAACTCCTCGGTATGAACGGCTTTTCTGACAACCTGTTGAACAACCATTTCACCCTTTACCAGGGGTATGTTAAAAACCTCAACCGCCTTGTGGAAACGATTGATGCTCTATCTAAAGCAGGAAAATCCGATACACCGGAGTACGCGGAGTTGCAGCGGCGTTTTGGGTTTGAATGGAACGGCATGCGGCTGCACGAATACTATTTTGACAACCTTGGTGGAACCGGTTTGGCCGTTTCCGGAGGCAAACTCGCACAGAACCTGGCTGCAACCTGGGGCAGCCGAGAGGCATGGGAAAAGGATTTCCGGGCAACCGGCGCGATGCGCGGCGTAGGTTGGGTCGTACTTTACCAGGACATCCAGAACGGTCGATTGTTTAATACCTGGATTAACTTGCATGAATCCGGCCATCTTACCGGATGCCAGCCCGTCCTGGTGATGGATGTCTGGGAGCATGCCTTCATGATAGACTACGGATTGAAGCGCGCAGAATATATCGAGGCGTTTTTTAGAAATATCGACTGGTCAGTTTGCGAGCTCCGCATAAAATAA
- a CDS encoding CxxC-x17-CxxC domain-containing protein has translation MAQDKQIQCSDCGTTFTFSAEDQEFFRSKGYTNEPKRCAPCRSARKVERGGSSSMGGGFGGGQRAQMYPAVCAACGQNTQVPFQPRGDKPVYCSDCFRKVRPPTR, from the coding sequence ATGGCTCAGGACAAGCAAATCCAGTGTTCCGATTGCGGAACCACCTTCACCTTCAGCGCTGAGGACCAGGAATTTTTCCGGTCCAAGGGTTACACCAATGAACCCAAGCGCTGCGCGCCTTGCCGCTCCGCTCGCAAAGTCGAGCGCGGTGGCTCGTCAAGCATGGGCGGTGGTTTTGGCGGCGGCCAGCGGGCACAGATGTACCCGGCTGTCTGCGCTGCTTGCGGTCAGAACACCCAGGTTCCGTTCCAACCCCGCGGCGACAAGCCTGTTTATTGCAGCGATTGTTTCCGCAAGGTCAGACCGCCCACCCGGTAG
- a CDS encoding SDR family NAD(P)-dependent oxidoreductase yields MTKTIGELFDLSGKVAIVTGGAMGIGKGIALRLAEAGASVVIADLNLDAAMQTVAEMRAKGYKVKEAQADTSQVSDAEKTVQLALAAFGDLHILVNNAGIYPFASTLEMSERIWDKTLNVNLKGVMFFTQAATKAMVEKGHGGKIINIASVDGFHPTGNLISYDASKGGVVMMTKAIAKDLAPKHINVNAIAPGAIATPGAASGLTGISKEQIEALTKAFIATIPLGRQGEPDDIGRVALFLASEAADYITGTTIVADGGYLVG; encoded by the coding sequence GTGACTAAAACCATCGGAGAACTGTTTGACCTTTCCGGGAAAGTAGCTATCGTTACCGGCGGCGCCATGGGAATCGGTAAAGGCATCGCCTTACGCCTGGCGGAAGCGGGCGCCAGCGTGGTTATTGCGGATCTTAATTTAGATGCAGCTATGCAGACTGTTGCCGAAATGAGGGCTAAAGGGTACAAAGTTAAGGAAGCCCAAGCCGATACCAGCCAGGTGTCCGATGCGGAAAAAACAGTCCAACTGGCGCTGGCGGCATTCGGAGACCTTCATATTCTGGTTAACAACGCCGGGATTTATCCCTTTGCTTCGACACTGGAGATGTCCGAACGGATATGGGATAAGACCCTGAACGTAAACTTAAAGGGCGTGATGTTTTTTACCCAGGCGGCGACCAAGGCCATGGTCGAGAAAGGCCACGGCGGCAAGATCATCAATATAGCCTCTGTTGATGGTTTCCATCCAACCGGCAACCTAATTTCATATGATGCCTCAAAGGGCGGAGTGGTAATGATGACGAAAGCCATCGCAAAAGACTTGGCGCCAAAACATATCAACGTTAATGCGATCGCCCCAGGCGCTATCGCCACCCCCGGCGCGGCAAGCGGCCTTACCGGGATCAGCAAGGAACAGATTGAAGCTTTGACCAAGGCGTTCATCGCAACGATTCCCCTCGGCCGCCAGGGCGAACCGGATGATATCGGCCGGGTTGCTCTCTTCCTGGCATCTGAAGCGGCGGACTATATCACGGGCACCACCATTGTCGCGGATGGCGGGTATCTGGTCGGGTAG
- a CDS encoding response regulator transcription factor: MKILIVEDDSAIVELVSLCLRVSWPDARILFTSLAEEGIEIAERENPDLVILDLGLPDRSGLEVLKEVRHNSNVPIIILTVRDEEADVVRGLELGADDYITKPFRQMEFVSRAKALLRRQHAADSSGPTTIGQFHFSASRRQVSCAGKTLKLTTTEGKILHNLAQNAGKPVSHGDLSLAIWGEMPPDAANSIRVHMRNLRQKLSDTGLENVIMTKSGAGYFLKK; the protein is encoded by the coding sequence ATGAAAATTTTAATCGTAGAAGATGACAGCGCCATCGTAGAACTGGTCAGTCTTTGTCTCAGGGTAAGCTGGCCTGACGCCAGGATTCTGTTTACCAGCCTGGCGGAGGAAGGCATCGAAATTGCGGAACGGGAAAACCCGGACCTGGTAATTCTGGACCTGGGACTGCCGGATAGAAGCGGACTGGAAGTATTGAAAGAAGTCCGTCACAACTCAAATGTTCCTATCATTATCTTGACCGTCAGGGACGAAGAAGCTGATGTCGTCCGCGGGTTGGAATTGGGAGCCGATGACTATATCACCAAACCATTTCGGCAAATGGAGTTCGTCTCCAGGGCTAAAGCGTTATTACGTCGGCAGCACGCCGCGGATTCCAGCGGGCCGACGACAATTGGGCAGTTCCATTTTTCCGCCTCCCGCCGCCAGGTGAGTTGCGCCGGGAAAACCTTGAAGCTGACCACAACTGAAGGAAAAATCTTGCATAATTTAGCTCAGAACGCAGGTAAGCCGGTATCTCATGGTGACCTTTCACTGGCCATTTGGGGTGAGATGCCCCCGGATGCCGCCAACTCAATCCGGGTCCACATGAGAAATCTCAGACAAAAACTCTCTGACACAGGGCTTGAAAACGTGATCATGACCAAATCCGGGGCAGGTTACTTTTTGAAGAAATAG
- a CDS encoding DUF128 domain-containing protein, with product MARIDSREVEREKLAILRVLGSASNCLGSQVISRRLRDEYGVELCERAVRYHLGLLDEQGLTSKVSRRSGRSITAAGLDELSNALVTDKVGFVSDKIELLAYQSTFDVDRQAGLIPVNISFFKSSQFTDALKAMAPVYKAGICVSDRIAIAESGGTLGGLQVPDGYIGLATVCSIVINGTLLKAGIPMDSRFGGTLQYRQNRPWRFCDLIHYSGSSLDPSEIFIASRMTTVADTARRGAGKILANFREVPAMSLPLVRDLIKRLEKASIRGIVAVGESGKPVCEVPVGLNKAGLVLTGGLNPVAAAAEAGIAIRNRAMSGLMEFRSLHSFWDVTKQLS from the coding sequence ATGGCCAGGATAGACAGCCGGGAAGTTGAACGGGAAAAACTGGCGATTCTCCGAGTCTTAGGCAGTGCCTCCAACTGCCTCGGCAGCCAGGTGATCTCACGGAGGCTACGCGATGAATACGGTGTTGAATTATGCGAACGGGCGGTGCGTTATCACCTCGGCCTGCTCGATGAACAAGGACTGACCAGCAAGGTTTCCCGCCGCAGCGGCAGGTCGATCACGGCGGCCGGACTTGATGAGTTATCAAACGCCCTCGTGACCGACAAGGTTGGTTTTGTTTCCGACAAGATAGAGCTGCTGGCTTACCAAAGCACCTTCGATGTTGATCGGCAGGCAGGGTTGATTCCGGTGAATATTTCCTTTTTTAAATCAAGCCAGTTCACCGACGCTTTGAAAGCCATGGCCCCGGTTTATAAAGCCGGAATCTGTGTTTCGGATAGAATCGCCATCGCAGAATCAGGCGGCACTTTGGGAGGGCTGCAGGTGCCTGATGGTTACATTGGATTAGCCACAGTGTGCAGCATTGTGATTAACGGTACCCTGCTCAAGGCAGGAATACCGATGGATTCACGATTCGGCGGCACGCTTCAGTACCGTCAGAACCGACCCTGGAGATTCTGCGATTTGATTCACTATTCAGGGTCATCGCTTGACCCATCGGAAATCTTTATTGCCAGCCGGATGACGACAGTTGCCGATACAGCCCGGCGAGGCGCTGGTAAAATTTTAGCAAATTTCAGGGAAGTGCCCGCGATGAGCCTGCCGCTGGTGCGTGATCTCATCAAACGGCTGGAAAAGGCTTCGATTCGGGGTATAGTTGCCGTAGGGGAAAGCGGTAAACCGGTTTGCGAGGTGCCGGTGGGTCTCAATAAAGCCGGCCTTGTGCTAACGGGCGGCCTGAATCCGGTGGCCGCCGCTGCCGAAGCCGGGATCGCAATTCGCAACCGGGCGATGAGCGGGTTGATGGAGTTCCGATCTCTTCACAGCTTCTGGGATGTCACGAAGCAGTTATCCTGA
- a CDS encoding ABC transporter substrate-binding protein — protein sequence MPAAIHVRSSQPDISRRGFVKGLAAIAAVIAVSEGCNGLNPIVVDDDKKNILVLANRGDPPAHFSTLRTSSISLHHSAGAIFGPGNLVMRNRGNMYLVAPYLARRWVSSPDFTEWTFILRRDVFWHDGTQFGPDDVKFWLDLAAFGLKQGDQVRAPAYYTGELAIKQVEVIPPDQVKITLNGPNRFFPDVLADPRIKIDHPRHLMEKQIKDGEINVSPSDVGMIGLGPFKFDSYENGSVIRVRRFDQYFEQDSSGTALPYLDGIDYIITPDAQSMDIAFRTGRLDGTARGFGHYLTETRLKEYVKDLGDSVVFPLMEGGTFRLAFNVLKSGPWQDARVRRAIALWIDKKAAVPLVLDGFGWTSPDVSPNNPVKDKNFVIWPRLDSQDLTANRFEARRLLSEAGFSAGFSMGYLCRAENGLPGGQFLKDQLAGLGIELRLQIVDEAEWNRGRVSLDYDSQSGALSVLPIPEGTEGVYGRASKAPDAYAKHEDLEIDRFYRELKDASTYDRRLDVWTQLQKYLFVDQTYVIPIAEITYIQAFRDYVKGLVIPPEDGHTFTDYATVSLER from the coding sequence GTGCCTGCCGCCATCCACGTTAGATCCTCCCAGCCTGACATCAGCCGCCGCGGTTTTGTAAAGGGACTGGCAGCCATTGCCGCTGTTATCGCCGTCAGCGAAGGATGCAATGGCCTGAATCCGATTGTCGTTGATGACGATAAAAAGAATATCCTCGTTTTAGCTAACCGCGGCGATCCGCCGGCCCATTTCAGCACGTTGCGCACCTCGAGCATCTCCCTTCACCATTCTGCCGGAGCTATCTTCGGGCCCGGCAATCTGGTCATGAGAAACCGGGGTAACATGTATTTGGTCGCTCCTTATTTAGCCCGACGATGGGTCTCCAGCCCTGACTTCACCGAGTGGACTTTCATCCTACGGCGTGACGTTTTCTGGCATGATGGCACCCAATTCGGGCCGGATGATGTAAAATTCTGGTTGGATCTGGCCGCCTTCGGTCTAAAGCAAGGGGATCAAGTCCGGGCACCGGCCTATTACACAGGCGAATTGGCTATTAAGCAGGTGGAGGTTATCCCGCCGGATCAGGTGAAGATAACCTTGAACGGGCCAAACCGATTCTTCCCTGATGTCCTGGCTGATCCGAGGATCAAGATCGACCATCCGCGCCACCTGATGGAAAAACAAATTAAAGACGGAGAGATCAACGTCTCACCTTCGGACGTGGGTATGATCGGCTTGGGACCTTTCAAATTTGACAGCTATGAAAATGGTTCCGTGATCCGTGTCAGGCGGTTCGATCAATACTTCGAGCAAGACTCTTCTGGAACGGCGCTGCCGTACCTCGATGGAATCGACTATATTATCACGCCTGACGCCCAATCGATGGATATCGCCTTCCGTACCGGGCGCCTGGATGGCACAGCCAGGGGATTTGGCCACTATTTGACCGAAACACGCCTGAAAGAATACGTTAAAGATCTGGGAGATAGTGTTGTCTTTCCTTTAATGGAAGGCGGGACCTTCCGGCTGGCGTTTAACGTCCTTAAGTCCGGGCCATGGCAAGATGCCAGAGTGAGAAGGGCGATTGCGTTGTGGATCGATAAAAAAGCCGCTGTCCCACTGGTTCTGGATGGTTTTGGCTGGACATCACCGGATGTCAGCCCCAACAACCCTGTCAAGGACAAAAACTTTGTGATCTGGCCGAGACTGGATTCTCAGGATTTGACAGCCAATCGTTTTGAGGCGCGTCGCTTGCTGAGTGAAGCGGGATTTTCCGCCGGATTCTCGATGGGGTATCTGTGCCGTGCTGAAAACGGGCTGCCCGGCGGTCAATTCCTCAAGGATCAATTGGCTGGGTTGGGGATTGAACTCCGGCTGCAGATCGTCGATGAAGCTGAATGGAACCGCGGCCGGGTTAGCCTGGATTATGATTCCCAATCCGGAGCCCTCTCCGTATTGCCTATTCCTGAAGGCACAGAAGGCGTTTACGGCCGTGCCAGTAAAGCCCCTGATGCCTACGCCAAGCATGAAGATTTGGAAATCGACCGTTTCTATCGCGAATTGAAAGATGCTTCGACCTATGACCGACGTTTAGACGTTTGGACGCAACTCCAGAAGTACCTGTTTGTGGATCAGACTTACGTCATCCCCATCGCCGAAATCACCTATATCCAGGCGTTCCGGGATTATGTCAAAGGTCTGGTCATTCCGCCAGAAGACGGCCACACCTTTACGGATTATGCCACGGTCAGCTTGGAGCGGTAA
- a CDS encoding ferritin-like domain-containing protein produces the protein MSLAFSPAELYNIAIAVERRGAAFYDTLARSCQTAEVQKAFLALAAVEHQHIQTFQKLLAAAPKTAGEGADSEEYAGYFKALVDSSVFNDDLATSELVTQVDSDAQALEVGIGAEKDSILFYEQLRDIIAGDASDDINRIISEEKAHLRTLVEIKNRIK, from the coding sequence ATGTCCTTAGCCTTCTCTCCTGCTGAACTCTACAACATTGCCATTGCCGTCGAGCGGCGCGGCGCGGCATTTTATGACACCCTGGCTCGTTCGTGCCAGACCGCCGAGGTACAGAAAGCATTTTTAGCACTGGCTGCTGTCGAGCATCAACATATTCAGACTTTCCAAAAACTACTGGCCGCGGCGCCCAAAACGGCGGGCGAGGGGGCTGATTCGGAAGAGTATGCGGGTTATTTCAAAGCTCTGGTGGATTCCTCGGTATTCAACGATGATCTTGCAACCAGCGAACTGGTCACCCAGGTAGACTCCGATGCCCAAGCGCTGGAAGTCGGAATCGGGGCTGAAAAAGATTCGATCCTTTTTTACGAACAACTGAGAGATATCATCGCCGGCGATGCCAGCGACGATATCAACCGGATCATTAGTGAAGAAAAAGCGCACCTGCGGACGCTGGTCGAGATAAAAAATCGGATCAAATAA
- the mtaB gene encoding tRNA (N(6)-L-threonylcarbamoyladenosine(37)-C(2))-methylthiotransferase MtaB, with product MTRVLIETFGCKLNQAESEDLVRQLAAEGFEVVLSASEAEVMIFNTCAVTHIAERKIRQAIRSAVKVNPGLDVVVTGCYADRDRSDLVHLPNVTAVIGNNSKSEIPALLAGLGHSPGSIIPRSFMPMRTRSFIKIQDGCDHRCTYCIVPFVRPVKHSRDPVSIIAAIKLRQAEGTKEIVLTGTEIGEYQSDGLGLKELLDRILDETTIERIRVSSLQPQELTPSLIGLWADERLCPHFHLSLQSGSDSVLGRMRRRYSTDMYRKAVELVRSVVPDAGISTDIIAGFPGETDAEFDNSAAFIEAMNFSRLHVFPFSPRPGTQAAEMPHMVEAKLVQRRVEKLLSIGQECLNTFEKQLIGTKQKILVEGKSGNKWVGFTGNYIRAKISGNQNLSNQVVEVVL from the coding sequence ATGACGCGGGTATTAATCGAAACTTTTGGCTGCAAACTGAACCAGGCCGAATCAGAGGACCTGGTGCGGCAGCTTGCGGCTGAAGGGTTTGAGGTCGTCCTTTCAGCGTCTGAGGCAGAAGTAATGATCTTCAACACATGCGCGGTGACTCATATTGCCGAACGTAAGATCAGGCAAGCGATCCGGTCGGCAGTTAAGGTCAACCCCGGTCTCGATGTAGTCGTCACCGGCTGCTACGCTGATCGCGATCGCTCAGATCTGGTACATCTGCCAAACGTTACGGCGGTCATCGGCAATAACTCCAAAAGTGAAATACCAGCTTTGCTCGCCGGCCTTGGCCATTCCCCCGGTAGCATAATCCCCCGTTCGTTTATGCCGATGCGCACCAGATCATTCATCAAAATCCAGGACGGTTGTGATCACCGATGCACATATTGTATCGTGCCCTTTGTAAGGCCGGTGAAACACTCAAGGGATCCGGTAAGTATTATCGCTGCCATTAAGTTACGCCAGGCTGAAGGGACCAAGGAAATTGTCCTGACCGGGACCGAAATCGGAGAGTACCAGAGTGACGGCCTTGGACTCAAGGAATTATTGGATAGGATCCTCGACGAAACAACTATAGAACGAATCCGCGTTTCATCGCTGCAGCCCCAGGAACTGACGCCTTCACTCATCGGTTTATGGGCTGATGAAAGATTGTGTCCCCATTTTCATCTATCGCTCCAAAGCGGTTCAGATTCAGTACTGGGTAGAATGAGACGGCGGTATTCGACTGATATGTACCGAAAAGCGGTCGAACTGGTGCGGAGTGTCGTGCCGGATGCAGGTATTTCAACAGATATCATCGCAGGATTCCCCGGCGAAACCGACGCGGAATTTGATAATTCCGCAGCCTTTATCGAGGCCATGAATTTTTCCCGTTTGCACGTATTTCCTTTCTCGCCGCGGCCGGGTACCCAGGCTGCCGAAATGCCGCACATGGTTGAGGCCAAGTTAGTACAGCGGCGGGTAGAAAAGCTTCTTTCCATCGGTCAAGAATGCCTAAATACGTTTGAAAAACAATTAATTGGAACGAAGCAGAAAATTCTGGTCGAAGGCAAATCAGGTAATAAATGGGTGGGATTCACGGGAAACTATATTCGAGCTAAAATATCTGGTAATCAGAACCTTTCTAATCAGGTTGTCGAAGTGGTTCTTTAG